The Streptomyces nigra genome includes the window GATCGCTGTACGCCTGGGCGCCCGCCGGGATCCGCACGCCGCGCGCCCCGCCGAACGAGACCCGCACCGGTGTGCCCGCCGGTTCCGCGCCCGACCGCTGCACCGCCACGGTCGCGCCGCCGATCCGTACCGGGCCGCCCGCGAAGGTGTTGTCGAACCGCAGCCGCACCCGGGGCCCGCCCGCCGAGGTGTGCACCACGAGCCGCAGCGTCCGGTCCGTCCAGGGCCCGACGGCCGGGTAGCCGCCGGTCGCGGTCGACCAGCTGCCCGTCCAGCCGGCCGCGGGGGCGCGCACGGCGAGCGCGAACACGTGCATCGCCGGGGCCTGCGGCAGCCGTACCGAGACGACCTTGCGGCCGGGCGCGAGGGGCACGGTCACGACGTACAGCCGGGGCCGTTCGGCGAGCGGGCCGCCGGGCGTGTTGAGGTGCGACAGGGCGACGGCCTTCGGGCCGAGCGGGCCGGTGCGCCAGTCGGGGGCGGTGAGGGCGAAGGAGGACCGGGTGCCGCCGGCGTAGGTGACCGCGCCCGTGCCGGTGACGTCGGCGCCGGCCGTGCCCGCCACGAGGAAGGCGAGCGCGTCGCCCCGCCCGCGCAGCCGCACCTCCTGCCCGGCGGCCCGTACGTTGTCGGGTGCGCCGCCGCGTCCGGGCCAGGTCAGCCGGGCCCCCCGCACGGTGAGCGCCCGGCCGGGCGTCCAGTCCGCGGCGGCCAGGGACTGCGCGGAGAGCGAGGCGCCCGATCCGTCGAAGTCGGCCTCGGCGGGCCGCGCGTCGTCGCTGACGGCCGTGTTGTCGAAGAGCCGTTCCAGCGGCTGAGGTCCGGCAGCGCGCGCCGGCGCCGCCTGCGCGGCGACCCCGGGCACCAGCACGGTGACCAGGGCGAGGACGACGGCGGAACTCCACGTACGTAGGCGCACCTTCGAATCCTCCCGTTCCCGGCCGCTCAGGCCGGTGGACGACCGCACATGACTTCGGACGAGTGGTTCGTGAGTGGTTCTGCCGGTTCTGCTGGGACTCAGGACGCACGGAGAAAGTAGGGAGGGCGGAGTGACCCGTCAACGCGCCATGCCTGAACTCGGCGTGAACTCGCCCGGAATCGACGGTCCGCGCGCCTGTGGTGCGTTCGGCCGTGCGAATGACACGCTGGAGGTATGAAGATCCCTTTTCTGGGCGGCCGGCCGGAGAAACGCGGAGCCGTGGACCCCGAGGGCATCGCGGAACTCCTCGCCGAGTGCGAGCTGTTGCGGTCCCTCGCCTTCCGGGCGGGGGTGCGACTCGACGACAGCGCCGAGTCGTTGGAGGCGCTCGACCAGTTGCTGCCCCGCTGGCGAGACGATCCGGAGGTCCTGCCGTGGCTGGGCAACGACGCCGGACTGTACCTCGGCACGGTCCTCGTGCGGACGGTGCCGGGGGCCTCCTGGATGATCCGGGCGGACGGCCAGCCACTGGTCCGGCTGGCCTCGGGACGGGAGTTCGACGTCGTGGCCGCCGGCCATGAGTGGGCGGTCAACGGGGTGCCCGAACTGTCGCAGTGGTACGGGGAAGTGGCCGAGACGTGAGGCTTTGACCTGCACTTCCGGATAAGAACGGTGTAAATACGGCTTATGCCCGAAAAGTGCGTGTCGTACGTCGAGTCCCCTCCGGCCTGGATAGTTTGCGGCCACCGCATCACAGCTGAAGAGGACTGGGGCTGGGCATGGCCGGCGATCCGATGACCGAACCGCGTGACGTCGACGCGTACGGAGGGGACCCGCCCGCACGGGAGGGCGGCGCGGGCGTGGCCAACGGCGTTTTCCCCCACCGCGATCCACGCCCGCCACGACCTCGACTACGATGATTCGTCCGTCCCCAGGGCCATGGAGGTGGCCCCGTCCGCGACCAGGGACGCTGCTGCCGGGTGGGGATCCCCCCACGGCCCCGGGACCACGGGGCGGCAGGGGGCAGCAGTCACAGAGCCATACCCGCCCGGCGCCGGCCGGAGATCACTGCTCGCGCAGGGGGATCGACACGTACGACGGGTCGTCCGCCGGTGAGGAGAAGGTCAGCCGCGCGCCGGACGGGTTGTGCTCGATGTAGAGCGGGTCCACCGTGTCGACGACGAGGGCCAGCCGGTGCCCGGCCGGGACGTCCCAGGCCGTGGAGTACAGCTCGAGGTCCAGTCCGAACGGCTGCCCGGGCGTGCGCCCGTGGAAGGTGTACGGCGCGTTGGTGACCAGCTTGCCGATGCCGAGCGGGCCCACGTCGTACAGATAGGCGACGAGGGTGCCGCTCTCCTCGGTCGGGGTGACGGTCGTGTGCAGCTTCGCCGTTCCCCGGATGTGCTGTGCGGCCGGGTACTTCCCGGACTGCCAGACGGCCGTCCAGCGCCGGGGGAGGAGCGGGATCGAGGCCATCGGGGGCACATGGGCCACCTGGTCGAGGATGCTGGAGA containing:
- a CDS encoding SGNH/GDSL hydrolase family protein, which gives rise to MRLRTWSSAVVLALVTVLVPGVAAQAAPARAAGPQPLERLFDNTAVSDDARPAEADFDGSGASLSAQSLAAADWTPGRALTVRGARLTWPGRGGAPDNVRAAGQEVRLRGRGDALAFLVAGTAGADVTGTGAVTYAGGTRSSFALTAPDWRTGPLGPKAVALSHLNTPGGPLAERPRLYVVTVPLAPGRKVVSVRLPQAPAMHVFALAVRAPAAGWTGSWSTATGGYPAVGPWTDRTLRLVVHTSAGGPRVRLRFDNTFAGGPVRIGGATVAVQRSGAEPAGTPVRVSFGGARGVRIPAGAQAYSDPLGFRVPEDANLLVSFHLPEAVPAAPVHRLAQQRSYVSEPGDHTADVSAAAFPTVLTSRPLLTGVDVAGGPGSVVLLGDSITDGDRSTPDANRRWPDVLADRLRAQREVPRYGVLNQGISGNRVVTDRYPGDGVSTDTAGVSALHRFDRDVLAQTSARTAVVFEGINDVRWQATAEQVVAGLRALADRGHAHGLRMLAATLLPCEGEARCTPAVDAERTAVNAWIRESGVFDGVLDFDAVARDPAHPSRILPAYDSGDHLHPGDAGLAALAGSVDLRSLVP
- a CDS encoding DUF6278 family protein, which translates into the protein MKIPFLGGRPEKRGAVDPEGIAELLAECELLRSLAFRAGVRLDDSAESLEALDQLLPRWRDDPEVLPWLGNDAGLYLGTVLVRTVPGASWMIRADGQPLVRLASGREFDVVAAGHEWAVNGVPELSQWYGEVAET